Within Aphelocoma coerulescens isolate FSJ_1873_10779 chromosome 1A, UR_Acoe_1.0, whole genome shotgun sequence, the genomic segment ATACACCTACTGAAATGTCCTGCTGGAGGGAAAGGCAAAGTATCTGTCTCCAACTGGAAATCTCTGCACACCTCAAAAGCTCACTGTGCACAGTAATTTGATAATAATGGAGGAGTTAAGTGTAACACctatcacaggaactgtgacaACACACATGAGAAAAAGGCTAACTGCAGCCTTATCCTGGTCTAAAGTATAGAGGGCACCTATATATTTCCCAAGTGAAAATTCCATCCTCTTTAAATGAGTCTTCTGCTGCTCAAAACCAAGCACAAATGGACTTAAACCTGAAATCAGTTAATTATTTCAGAAGTGTTCACCTGAATGCTTTCCATATGACATCTTTACATCATGAAAAGTAAGACAGATGCTGCAAACCAAGTTTGTAACTCCTTGCTTAGGAGCCTatgtgctctgctctggctgcatTTCCCAGCATGGAATACCATTTTGTATGTGAGCATTTATAGATTTTAATCAGCTTCCAGTATCCCTTGTAAAGATTTGCTGGGTAACATGAAACACACTACAATGAGCAAAGCAAAATTGTTCACCTCAATGTGTTCTCAAACATTTcctctaatttatttttcagtgtctcACAAGGAGACTCCCCAAACCGAGACCTTCCATCTTAAATTTCCTCCCATCTTGCAATCCTTTTCTGCAGTATAAAGACTTAATTTCTCACCTGAATTGCACTCAGCTGTGCCTCCTTCTAATCTTTGCACCATTAACTTCAAGAGCTTTTTTCACTAAAAAATTGTGGGtttaatttttgaattttttctaagggaaaaagggaggctTTAAAAGCATCTGCTTTGGGAATGATACATATAGCATGTAAAATCATATTGCACACAGAGCAGGAACATTTCTATGATAAACTAGAAAAGCACAttgcaaaattaattcaaaCTAGTTAAGTTGTTATGTCCTTCCATATAACTGAAGGCAAGTTTCTTAATAAAGCACAAATAGCTGTAATTCCTCAAAggaatatattttgtttttcttgaatgGGGACATCAGCATTTACCTGGACACCTCTGCAAACAGTGCTTGCCTCTCCATGGTGTGGCTGCTTGCTCTGATTTGACCTTCtttctaaattaatttctttgaagtttaaaaaaataataaaaaatgcagTGATTGATTTCATTCATAGAgcaatcactttttaaaaacccCTCTACTTTAGACATAAAACTAAATCAGTTTTAGCTAGAATAGTTATCTGCTAAAGGAAGTCTGAATAAATTGAGCCTAAGAAAGGCTTAGGTAAAGGTTAAACCCTGACTTTGCACAAGCTTTTATGGGAAATTATAACTGCTGTGGGTTGCAGATTTTGACTTGATGTAGGGCTGCAAATACCTGCTGATAGCACAGAGACCTCTTGCTGCTAAAAAGTCATGAATTGTCACAGTAAAATTCTAGATTTTAAAATAAGCCAAAGCTTAATAGCTGAGCTGTTATTATTCAGCTGTATTTTACCCTGACAGCTTTACGTATTagtgaaaaaaacagaaaccagGGCATAAACTTtggattgatttttttctctcactgaagaaaacagctttgctggttggttgttttttaattaaaaactctGATTGAAATGAGATTTTCAAACCCACCTAATTTTACTGTTAGTGCTATGTCTCATTTTCCAACATGATCTGTCCATTTGTTGCACAGTGACAGGATGTGTGCTCCTGAACACCTAAAGGAATGTTAGCTCAGGTTGCTTTTACTCAAAAAAATAGGGACAGTCAAAGGCAGTAATGTTATTAAAATATTGGCAAAATATATTGTAAACAATGTATAAATGAATGAtaatattttccatattttttcctccatgaATAAGCCACTGCTGTTGTTCCTAAATGCTTCTGACTTAGCCAGCAGAAGGTTTTCATTGACAGTGAGTTGAATCTCAGAGTCCAGAGGCTCGAGCACACCAGTAGAGCGACAATAGGAGAAAAAGCTGGCTTCTTGTCATGCCAATAGGGAAGATGAAGTTGATTTTTCTCTATCAACATAGATTTCCTTTAAAACTGATTAGCATGCAGTCTGGGGAGGTGGCATTTGGATGCGTTGTCTTTTAGCGCACTGAGGAATTAAACCAGACTCTAATATTTCAACATTTTCCATCTTTGGCAAAGTTGTGAGTGCAACTGGAAAAGCAAGATATTTTTGTGTGGCATCAGGAGTCTTGTACGTGATGATGTGCAACACAGTGAGTGAGAAAGGCACGGTGCTGCTGGTTGGCAGGGATATGCTCTGgtttctgctctgctgctggctgcacttGCTTgactttctcctcttttccttcccattccccatatttttaattcttttgtaATTATGATGGAATTGAATGAAATGTATTTCCATCCAAACAAAGGTTGGGAAGAGTTGGAGTTTGTGCCTGCACAGGGAGCATGTTGTGACCACAGGAACAGGCTTTCTTCAAACTTTGCATCATCTCTGCTGGACTTAATCTCTTATTTGGGTCAGAGGACACCTCAGTTGTGCAGGATCCTGCCACTTTTTCACATCCCCCAGTGCTCCacatccctctcccagcaccagggtgctgcacacagccctgctgctgccagctctcctgTCCTACAGCAGCTGCCTGAGGCTGGTATCGCAGGGCAGCTGCTGGGTACCAACAGGAAGGGATTTTGTAAATTTGCAATTATTTAATGGAAAAATCAAGCCTTGCCAAAAGGACAAATCCTCAAGATTTCTTCCAATGGTGCAAATCCAATTTTGTCAGTCTCTGTGGCAGTATAAGGGACTGGGCTTTCTTTCCACTTACAAGCAATGAAGGAAATCACCCTAAAGCTCTGCACCCAAGAGCTGTGCTGAGAAGCCATTTCTTACTCCGTTACCCCAAAAATGGAAGTTTCTGGGTTTGTGTGCATGTGATTTCAATTTGGTAAAgcctccccccagctccctccctccctccctccctctgtggttgagttctgcagctgctggttcCCCCTTGCCTGGGCTTGGTCCCCTGGCTGCCCTGCCAAGGCATCCCATCAAGGGATTTCTCCTGCTCCACAGGAGTAGATAATTTTgagtcttcagtgtgtcctgCCTACAGTATGCAATAAGGCAGGTGAGGAAGCAAAGCCGTGCAGACAAAAATCTCGCCCTGAAAGCATGAGGCATAAATAAAGCACACAGAGaggaattttctttcttcaattTAATTGAATTTACTTAGAAAAATAATCAGGCTTGAATGGCTTTTTTAAGGAAAGATTCATGAGCAGTTCACACTTGTGTTGGCAATGtataatttatcttttttcctttattaacAGTATATTTAAGTATGAGGAGATACTTTTCTACAACAAGCCTTCTACTGCATACaaataggttaaaaaaaaaatccaaccccaCATTGATGTTAAATTATTCGTACACATTGTATTGTGCATGCATGTAAGAAAATAACACTCTCTGTAACAAGAGTAATAGTAAGGACAGTCCCTTTTTGTACCTGAAAAGTGCAGCAGACTACAGTGAAACCCTAAAACATCTGGGGTCAACTCACTTCTAAAAGCACTTCTGCTTGTGGATTATTTATTTCACTTGTCTTACACAGCGCATGGTTCAGGCAGTTTGCACATTTCTGTGATAATGGACGTGGTTTATGAAGAGGCTGAAACATGGACTGGGCCATGGTTTGGGGGGACATCCCACCAGCCAGGAGTCACCACCGTGTTCAGATGGGCCAAATCCAGCCTGCATTCCAGGTTAAGGTGCTTGGGGCTATTTGTGGGGAATGACCCCTCAGCTGTGGGTATCATGCCAAGTAtggagctgccagcactgctgggctcaGCGCTGGCCCTGCCAAATTACAGGGAGGCATCAGCTGCTCAGAGATGAGGATcactgctccagcagctttgagggggctggggacaaAGGTGgggagcaggaatttccccactGGGTCCTCTCTGTGCTCATCACTACTCAACATAATTAACACACACCCTTCTATGCCAGCAGCTTCCTGGGTGGCCCTTGCAGCTGCACGGGCATGTCTATATTTCACATTTTACTGTGGCTCACTGCTGCCTGTTTGTCTCCCAGGATCAGCTTGTGGCCACAGCAGAAatgaagctgggagagaggcagaACTCAGTAGCAGACCaacccctcctcctccagctgggaaaCCCAGTAGAGAGTTAGAGGGTAAAACCAACCTGGTTCCCTGGCTGCCCCCCACTGCAGGTGGTGGCTGCCAGCTCACTGAGATGAGCATGAACAACCCTGAACGTCCTCCTGTGTGGCTGCAGTgaaaagagagattttttttttggctcagTCAAAATAACACACCCAGTAGATCAAAATAAATGGTTTTTCCTTAACTTTTGTCATCCTGCTCTGAGCTGGTGACGGCTTGCTGCTCACTGCACAGGACACTACTAAATCCGGCATGTCAGCTGTTCATTTTAAACACAGATCTATAGCCCATTCTCAGCACCTCAAAATAGATATAATGCTCTAAATAGCCAGGTTGTAGTAATTTGGGATCAAGGTTTTTCAAAAGCAAGTGACTTTAAGTACCCACTGAAGTCCACATAAAAGCCTTCTCAGTGCTGAGCATCCATCTGCAGAGCTACCCACTGTGGGGAGCCAGAATTTGGGTAATCGAACCCAAAGCTGTTGCTAAAAATCCCAGCTGGAGCAATGGTCACTCCTCAGATCTCCTGTACACATTTTTCACCCAAAGCTTTTCTATCACAGCTACCATATAGAGGTTTTGTGTCTCCAAAGCTGTGAaactacagaaaatatttcagaacacATAAAAATGTGGGGATGATGCCAGagaaaagtacaaaaaaaaaaaagggggaagcacaccctgtttttttaaatatttactttctgaagcaaCTTTTgtcttaaacaaaaaaaaatcacatcacaTTCTGTTGGATGGATTAACAGCTAACTGGAAAGGAAATTGGACCAAAATATGAGCACTGTGGGATGCAAGACCCAACTAGCACACAAATCACTTGTAGGAAGTGCTATCAAATATCTTGTAGGAAGTATTGTGGGGGGGGAAAGGAGAACCTGcctcagttgtttttttttaacaagcatACAACCATTGAACTAGAACACGAGAAAGCCAGGGCACACTATGAGAGGCACTTGCAACAGCTCCACATACTCTCAATGAGACTAAACTGCTTTAAAGTAAAACAACAACCAGCAATGGATGAGGAATTCAGAGGGGTCAGCCACAGCCAGCCAGCCCTTTGCCAGCCACTGGGCCAGTGCTCCGGGTTATAAATAGGCCCTGAGTTATAAAAACTGTGGCTGTTACAGAATGGATAAGAGATTTATTTGTATGGTatgatggaaaaaataattacctGAATCCTGCCTGAGACCAAACCCAATTGTGAAAGGGCTTCAGTTGCTGTTTGTTAtgttaatttgtttttcaaTGAGATTTATTCAGCAACTTATTTTTAtcaaataaaatgcaaactgtttttcttctttaatcaCATCTGTGTCCTGGAAACTAATATAATTCAGTGGATATTACTGGCTACTGTACAATATGACATTTTTCAGGATCTGGGTCTGATACAGTTGAAACAGCTCTGCCTTCAGCTGAGTTTATTTAAATCATCAGTCATTTCTGAAAGGGTTTGTTCTGATCATAAGATTGACATGCAGGCAAGTTAAATGCTCCATTTTTAACCAGCTATCAACtttaaaatggattttggattttCACAAGTGCCTCAATTTACCCTCTGCCTCCTCTTCCCGCGAGCGCTGAAGTGCCTACAGAGCATTTCCCAGGCCATACACCTCACCTGCATCCACTGAAGCAAACATCTGGACAAGCCTGAAATTCTGCTCCCACTAGCTGGCTAACAGATCCACATTGAAATCCCATTTTTCATTGTTTATCTGCTGTGTATAGATTAGTATTTGCTTACCCAAAACAATCTGCCATCCCAAAAAGCTGTTAAACACAAAACAACTGCTACTGAGATACTCCCCTTAAGAAAAAAGGTCATGGTCTTACACTAGAGGTGACAGATTAATTTCTAACCCACTGGAACTTAGAAAAATCCCTGTCAATGGCATTTAGGCATCAACTAAAAAAAGAAGGCTTCTTCTTCTCCCTAGGAAAAAGCCATGAAACCAGCTTGTAGGAAGATGAGACCTTTTTAATTGCCTTGCATGCTTAGACAATCAACATGAAGATGACTTCCTGACTTTTCAAATGGCATGCCCAGATCACTTATAGCAACGTACCATGACCGGTGTCTCTCGAGCCAGTTTTGGTTGCCCATCTTAAGATCAATTAGGAAGGCATGACTTGAAGAGGATGGAGgtccccacagccccatccTGGATATGAATTAAGTCAATGCCAATTGCTTTGGGCATTCAAAAATCTCTTACAGTCACTTTCTGAATGCTGATTCTTTTCTGATGGACCATCCCCAATTCATTTGGGCTGGAAGGCTTCAAAATAAGAGACAAATGGGAGTGGTCATATTCTCTATAAACTCATTAAGACTTATAAAAGGTTCATGGTTTCTCTTCCCTAAGGAATACATTCGCATTTCTTTCAGTCATGGGTTTTAGATATCATGAATCTACCCAGATCTGAGTTACTTTTCCTTTTCAGGCCTAGAAAGATAGATTTTGTACTAGTATTGAGTGCAACATTACTTTCTAAGGAACTTCTTTTCACCACTCTTCTCAAAGCATGTGGTACCCAGAACCATTCCCGTATTTACCTGCGTCGATGGCTAATGGAAGAATATTATTACCCAGAACAAGCTGAATcaagaaaagcacaaaaccaGACTCCTTTTGTCCACATGTTATCTTATCTCTGCTGCTGAAGTGAAACCTACCAAGAGACAATGTTTTAAATAAGTATAAATAACATTAATTAGAACTGGAGGAATGCAAGATCAATGAAATTCACCAGAACACAATTAACATTTGTTTAAACAGTGTAGCAGTATTACTCATTTCTACAGCTAGATCATCACAATCCCGTTACCCTGCAAAGAGAGCTGTCCTTTCTTACAAttgatttaaataattttgactGTGCTGCTCGCAGCAtcattcaaaaaaagaaaatattaatttacaaAATAACCCATTCTCCATATTTATTATGACAAATAAAAATCTTAAATAAAACAGGCTTTCtctcccctctttccccccaacCCATCCCTCATTCCAATTTCAGGTAGCTTGGCACTGAgtaattaaacattaaaaaatcaaGTTTGTAGACTTCATACAGCTGCGTTTGGTGCAAGGAGCTGATGTTCTGGAAGAATTCTGTGGTCATTTCATCAGTAGTTCTCGTAGACTTTGCATAGGTGGGGAATTTCAGGTAGTTGCCGACTCCCGCCAGCTGGAGAACGTAATTCGAATCCTCTTCGAGCGTTTCGTACTTTCCTATGAGGTCGTAGTGGATGTGGCAAGGGTGGCAGAGGGAGTACACAGTCTGCCAGTGCTCATTGAAGGGCTCTTCTCTTTGGGTGTGTGGGTCGATGAGATATGCCACAAACTCTTCAAATTTCACGTCATCACCTTTCCGCAGAGCTTCCTGGGTTGCGTTTTTCCTCTGGCGCCTCACGATCTTGGTGCCATAGCGCTTGTGGAAGGAAGTGTTGTACTTCTGGGTGAACTTGTTCCTGTAGGCTGACACCAGTCTTTCAAAAGGCTCACGAACAAAGAGGAACTTCATGTAGTTTTTCAAGCGGTGGTTGATCTCTGGGATGCTGTATTGGTTGAGGGTCTTCAGGTTTGAAGACACATGGGCTTCATTGGCCGGGATTTCCATCGGATCGCTGTATTTGCCTCTTCCCGTCAAAACCATCATGACTCTCTTCCAGTTTGTGCAGGCCACTTTGGGAACATAGCAATAGATCATTTCATGATCTTCATCCACGACCAGGTGCTTGAGATCGTTGGGTGTCAGCACACGGCGCTTCCTGCTGGACACGCTGTTTGCTCGGCACGTGTCTGTCACTTGGTCTCGTCTGATCTGATGAAGAATTGCTGTGTTGGACAACTGCAAAGGAAGCACAGGCACCAGTAGGTCAAGGGCTGGGAAACTCTAACTGCCTTTTTTGCTTATTATACAAGTTCATAGAAAAGCAGATCTTCCCCTGCATGGAATAATTCATTATGTGGCTGAGTACAACTGTTACTATTCTAGAAGATAAACTCTTTTTGTCTCCAAACTTCTTGATGCACACTGATTAGATGCTGTTCACACAGCATCCAGAGCTTTGCTTTGAAGACAGCATGAAGCAGCACAAGTGCTCACACAGCACGGTGGCAAGTGTATTTACAGAACCCTCATCCTGAGATGTGGTCACTGCTTTGCTTAGGCCTGGAAAACAAATCTTGCCTCCACTCTGCAGTCCAATCCACAGCTACAGCAGTGCTAGACCTTTTGCTGCTGAGATGGGGTAGGAAGACACCAGAGCTGGAAAATTTGACAAAATGGAAACTCTGTGTGTTCTTCTTACTGGTGTCTTTTATGTTAGAGAATTTAATAGTCATGTTTCTTAGCTATGACCTTGAACATGGCTTATATGGCTATGACCAGAGTAAATGAAGCCCATGGATATTCCTGATACTCTCAAAGAGGAAAATTCATTCAGATATGATGACCATGCCAGTGCAGGGCTCCTGTGTTTGTTATTCAGAGGTGGTTTTGCTGTGCAGCCCCTATCCTCACTGCTACAAATACCTTATTACATATTGAGAATACACTGCCTCAAAGCAACAGTGGGAAGATTTTAGTAATGttatttacatttatttaacACCATTTACCTGCAAATTTCAAAGAGCCTTATGCTCAATAATTAATTTAGCCTCAAAGACAAGAATTAAGGCAAGTATTGACCTTCCTATTTGATAGGCAAGGAGGTCTGAGATTCCTTCTTGTATGCTGAGTCTTTCAGAAGTATTTATCTAGTACCTTCTTGTTAAATTAACATGAATCACAGGACACTGAAAAGAAGTATTTGAGGCAATGTAGACTTTATACACCTGCTATGTGTGTTCCTTTGGTTATAGGGGTCTTCCTGCCTGCCAGTATACCAGACAAAACCAGTATATGCCAGGCAAAATCCTTTGTCCTTGGCAAATGGTTTTGCACCATCTCAGGAGTTCATACTGAACCTCCAGTTCCTGCAATCATGGGTTCAAATCTCTGCTTTCAATAGCAGTACTTAGCCATGATTcatctttaaaaaacccaacaaaactcaAAGACAAGGATCCAAATAAACTTTAGAGTCAAAACCCAAATGAAACTCTAAGATGGGACCAAGCCACTCACAGGATTTCTGAGCTTTGGAGAGAAAGGAAATAGAAATTGCAATGTTGCAGATGAGCCCTAAGAGCCCAAGTTTCACCCACCCAAGGGACAGCAAAAGCTTTTGCAGCACGTAACTCTCCCTCTGTCTGGGCTGTGGTGGGCTGCAGAGAAATGTTTTCAGGGGATAAGCGACACCAAGGGGCTGGTGCAGCTCCATTTTGGGCAGGAAGACTTTTCCTTCAAGAGAGCGTATATGTGCCAAGCCTGGGACCTCTGTGTTTTGCACAGTGCCACCCACCGCTTCTCCTCTGAATTCCCTGATACATTCCTCATCTCTTTTGCCCCTCTGTTCAGTAAAATGCTGGCTAGTGGTTAAAATGTGCAGTAGTccagtgcagctcttttagaCGGCTTGTCTTGTCTTTTGTGTGTGGGTGGTATCCCCCTGGATACCTCCCAGGTGCACTTCAAGGGCAGTTTTATGTTATAGTCAGAGATGAGAAGCCAGATGTGAAATGTGCTTCGTGCTTTCTAGGAAAACTGACTGGTGGGGAGTTTCCAAATAAGATGTTAGAAAGCAGCTGTCAAGGCCCACACAGATTTTTTCAaggaaattactttttctgttaaaaaaaaaatttaaaaatccctaTTTCAATTTATGATGTCCTCAGAGCAAAACAGAAGTCATAGTTCTGAAACAGCTCTATACTGGTTAGAGTTACCAGTGAATAATCTTCAAAGAACTAAACAAAACCCTATGCAAACACACAGACATACACATTCTCCTTTgcagcagataaaaagctgaaaTCACTCTTTCTGAAGATCTTCATCAAAAATCATATAGCACAGTACTGCTGTTTGCCTCTGGTtttagagttaaaaaaaaagagaaatgcctGAATATATTGCTACATTATAATATGTTAATGCACTGTATTTGATTTTCTGGTGCTGTTCTTAGGATAAATACAGAATTAAGTGGATGAGAATCTATGGTCTGTATTAGATAGAAGGTCAGATTTGATAATCTAATGGTTACTTCAGACCTTAATCTGCAGATGAATCTTTGTAGAGCTGTGCTTTGCTCCTGATTTCATTCCTCCATCAATAGGCTAAGCACTTCTCCCCCATACATTAACATTAATGAGATTTTCAGACATTTAGAGTAAGGGGGAAAATGCTGCCTTAGTATTTGCAATTGCAAATGAGACTGTACTACATTAAATTCATTTAGAAGGTTACACTTGTGCATTTTCAAGTGGTACTTTCCTCTCGCTCTttttaacatggaaaaaaatatgaagaaattgCATAAAAGTTTGGTGAGCTACATTTACTAAGTATACATTTACTAAGCAGCACCCCAGGGTGAGCTGTGCATGTGCTCTGGCTTGCCTGGGGGTACACAGAACACATTAAAAAGCAATGCAAGAGTAAAAGGGGATTGTCTTGTTCCCATCAAACACAACACCATCTGGTATGGCTGATGGATGAAGGGCCATGTAGGAAATAGAAAGCTcaacttcctttttattttgtccTACTGACTTcagtttactaaaaaaaaaaaaaaaaaaaaaagaaaaaaggccaaTTTTGTGACTGTCTTAGAACAATGCCAACTGTGTCAAAGCCCATTTCTATTGCAGTTGACTAACACACCTGATGCACCTTGGAAGAGCTGACCTACCTGCTTCCCCTAGAGACACAAAGAGTCCTGCTGGCTCTCCTCAAGGTTTGATGGGAACAGCCCTCTTGCTGAAGGAGTGGCTGATAGGAAGGCCACATTCACCCTGCTCTAGTGAAAGGTCAGGTAAGGCACCTTTAATGGAATCCTGAAAGAACCACCAAACTCTCTGCACAGAGGACATGCTCTGTGGCCCCTAGAGTCTACAGCACCATGGAAGGTAATCATAACAGCACTTTCAATTTAGTATTTTGAAACTATGCATTAGCAGTGAGTTAGCCAATGGTAATATGGTTCCTTTTCATTCTAAGTTACAGGCAAGGCTTTTAAGCCACATTACAATTTCAGTCCTGAAGCTGGTGAGGAGAACTGGGGAAGCAGTAAGTTTAAATGAGACTGGAAGTACTTTTGTTTAAACTAGAGGTCCACTTGGCCAGAGTAAAAATGCAAATGTGCTCACAGCTAATGAGGAAAATAGACCCCACAAATTTAAGCAGCCAGAGAGAAGATCCAAAGGATAGAAATCTTTAAACTCATGGATGTTCTGAAGGGCAAGGCTAACAATTAGGGTCATGGACTGTCCTCCTCCAAAGCTGTTACAGATGTGGCTACAGCAGAGTTGTGagcgtgcagctgctgcctggacaCTGATGGCTGTGTCTGTGGTCATTAccagatgtccctgctgctccctcagttCTAGAAACCACAATAAGTAATGGCATAAATCCACTTTGGGAGAGGACACTTTTAAGCCTGTGTGCAGATTTTAAGCACTGAGAGCAGTGTGGGGATGGTGATAAAGCCAATGCTTGGATCTGTCCTCTGACAGTTCGACTTGGACTTCATCAGGGCATTAAAGGTTTTGGGAAGACATCTGATAAAAGCAGCTGTTCTTCCCTGACAGGACTGACACCATAGATGCACTTAatcatgtttttgttttcctacagAAGTTGTAAAGGGGACAGAGAAGAAGAGCGTGTCAAGATCAAAGCTgtccttccttttctgatgcAGCAACCAAGTTGAACAGTGAAGCGACATGAGCAGCGGGAGACTTCTAAGCTCAGTGGcattaaaagaaggaaaagaaaaaagtagtcTGGGGACACTCTGATCCCAGAAGCTTCTCATCTCCGTCAGTCCCAAAGTAACAGCAAGGGAGGCAAGTCCAGCACACTCTGCTCATGTGGATTCTTCTGTTCAGCGGaaggtgggtgtgtgtgtgcagggggggGCAGGAGGGCTTTTTGTGGAGAGCACTGGAGAACATACTGACCAGAAATGCATATGCTGACCAACTGGCAGTCATCAACTCATTACAGGCAAAGGTTATTCAAGGTAAACCAGAGTAATGAGATGGGAGGTATTTCCTTCTGGTTACTTAGGCACAGCAGGATAAAGTAATCTTTGAAGACCTTTCCAAGCTTGACAGCCAAGCAGCAAGTACAGATTTAAACACAaggaatttttaattattttttttcctgaatataGTAGTGTGCTGAAAACTAGGTACAGAGATCAATTCAATTCACAGGTACCTGCACTGAAAGCagtttttaaacaaaaggaTGGAAATACTGAAGTGTCACTCAAAAAGCCCATTACTTAAATTCTCCCTCACTATAGAAAATTATCATGGAAAGAAGTAGCCCCCACATTTACTAGGCagggttttgtttatttctctTGCACTGCCTGCAGCTAGTTCTATATTACTGCAACCAGGCTCACAACCAGCCTATGCTGGGACTGCTCACATGACATTTGATCATGGCAGACTGAAGGCTAAAATTATCCAAATTAGTTTAGAGTGAAATAATGAAGATAAATATTGTGAAAGGGGTTTGCAGTCCCATTCCTTGCTAAACTGGTTTTTCTATTCAATTTTGCATTAACGAAGACTTTGCATCTGCCTTTAATTCTTCAGTTACCTTTGTGTTTGGAGGTTTGGTTTGTGTCCTATGCTAGAACTGTGCAAGTTGCTGTGGCGTTCCCCTCATCTGTGGTCTGTTGACTAAAAACCAGCTAACACCCAGCTGGCTCTATCCAGCACTGTTAAAATCAGAGCTCATCTCCACCGAATTCTTCTTAATAGCATTTGTTCAGAAGGCGTGTGTGCAGCAGCCTCAGAATCCACAGAAGAAAGGTCTTAAAGTGGGAAGTGTCAGACAGACTAACTATAGGTGGCACTAATGGTCCTGGTTTTGTGACATCGAGAGAGCCTTTCAGTTGTCAGAAATCTCAGTTATTATCAGctctccttcccccagccccccagttACACCATATGAGTACTAGGAGGTATTTGTTACTCAATATACAAAATGCTTTTCAGGGttccttttgttttcccagATGCTAAaagggtgggggtttttttagcatGAGGTTACATGCAAGCATGTTTCCAATCCTGTTTTCACATGAAAGGTGTGAATAAGATTCTTGCAACCTTGATGGAGAGCCTTGAAGTTACAAGCACG encodes:
- the CHST11 gene encoding carbohydrate sulfotransferase 11 isoform X3, coding for MLQDIPFSLRMKASETSSPQKHSGACLHLRSLMRRNPFGMDICCRKGSRSPLQELYNPTQLSNTAILHQIRRDQVTDTCRANSVSSRKRRVLTPNDLKHLVVDEDHEMIYCYVPKVACTNWKRVMMVLTGRGKYSDPMEIPANEAHVSSNLKTLNQYSIPEINHRLKNYMKFLFVREPFERLVSAYRNKFTQKYNTSFHKRYGTKIVRRQRKNATQEALRKGDDVKFEEFVAYLIDPHTQREEPFNEHWQTVYSLCHPCHIHYDLIGKYETLEEDSNYVLQLAGVGNYLKFPTYAKSTRTTDEMTTEFFQNISSLHQTQLYEVYKLDFLMFNYSVPSYLKLE
- the CHST11 gene encoding carbohydrate sulfotransferase 11 isoform X2, yielding MKPAVLEVMRMNRVCRMVLVTSVGSFILVIFYFQIMRRNPFGMDICCRKGSRSPLQELYNPTQLSNTAILHQIRRDQVTDTCRANSVSSRKRRVLTPNDLKHLVVDEDHEMIYCYVPKVACTNWKRVMMVLTGRGKYSDPMEIPANEAHVSSNLKTLNQYSIPEINHRLKNYMKFLFVREPFERLVSAYRNKFTQKYNTSFHKRYGTKIVRRQRKNATQEALRKGDDVKFEEFVAYLIDPHTQREEPFNEHWQTVYSLCHPCHIHYDLIGKYETLEEDSNYVLQLAGVGNYLKFPTYAKSTRTTDEMTTEFFQNISSLHQTQLYEVYKLDFLMFNYSVPSYLKLE
- the CHST11 gene encoding carbohydrate sulfotransferase 11 isoform X1, with protein sequence MKPAVLEVMRMNRVCRMVLVTSVGSFILVIFYFQSMLHPVMRRNPFGMDICCRKGSRSPLQELYNPTQLSNTAILHQIRRDQVTDTCRANSVSSRKRRVLTPNDLKHLVVDEDHEMIYCYVPKVACTNWKRVMMVLTGRGKYSDPMEIPANEAHVSSNLKTLNQYSIPEINHRLKNYMKFLFVREPFERLVSAYRNKFTQKYNTSFHKRYGTKIVRRQRKNATQEALRKGDDVKFEEFVAYLIDPHTQREEPFNEHWQTVYSLCHPCHIHYDLIGKYETLEEDSNYVLQLAGVGNYLKFPTYAKSTRTTDEMTTEFFQNISSLHQTQLYEVYKLDFLMFNYSVPSYLKLE